A window of Aeromicrobium duanguangcaii genomic DNA:
ACGAGGGCCAGGGTCTCCGCGTCCTCACACCCGCCTATCCCGGATTCGAGATCGAGGTCGAGGCACTGCGCCAGGCCCCGCAGGTCATCGCCGACCTGACCGTGCCGCAGACCGTGGATCACCTGGCCCAGGTGATCGGCGAACTCGACGAGCCGCCGATCATCATGGGTCACTCCTTCGGAGGCACCCTGGCCCAACTGCTGCTGGCGCGCGGCCTCGGGGCGGCGGGCGTGGTGATCGACTCGGCGCCGACGGAAGGCGTGCGCGTCAGTCCGCCGTCGCAGCTGAAGTCACTCCTGCCCGCGCTGAGCAACCCGGCCACGCGCAAGCGCGCCTTCGGCTTCACGCCCGAGCAGTTCCACTACGCCTTCACCAACACCCTGACAGAACAGGAGTCGCGCGAGGTGT
This region includes:
- a CDS encoding alpha/beta hydrolase, whose amino-acid sequence is MNDPHRLTTVVLIHGLWMTPRSWDHWKTYYEGQGLRVLTPAYPGFEIEVEALRQAPQVIADLTVPQTVDHLAQVIGELDEPPIIMGHSFGGTLAQLLLARGLGAAGVVIDSAPTEGVRVSPPSQLKSLLPALSNPATRKRAFGFTPEQFHYAFTNTLTEQESREVWDTYHVPAPGHWIWEYGLTANFKPGHQETWVDYSADRAPLLFIAGGSDHIMPAAVNRSNARRYRKSPALTEYVELEGRDHWTCAAPGWEAVADRALEWALRSSALAP